A section of the Arabiibacter massiliensis genome encodes:
- the cpaB gene encoding Flp pilus assembly protein CpaB, which yields MRGVGEGGGAARGGGFAARAARGGGTGQARRPHVSGAASGASGTRAGTGASSSEDRPSPVASPQGRAAGRAKALALVAAASVAVAVVSVGYGTWAVASARAAEDAIASGMAPTVVAASAIPAGAVVAEESLSLVDVPRAFRSEGALDAGGAVVGGRATVDIPAGAQIVEGFVAGAGQGGRLAAALEAGQEAVTVSVDAETGLAGQVRPYDAVRVVAAETSGTGEALLRTVCERALVLSTGFGQDDLAAATGAITLAVSPEEADAVREAQYAGKVSFVLVALADVAAEGESHG from the coding sequence ATGAGGGGTGTCGGCGAAGGCGGGGGAGCCGCGCGGGGCGGAGGCTTCGCGGCGCGCGCCGCCCGAGGGGGAGGCACGGGCCAAGCGCGCCGCCCGCATGTCTCTGGCGCGGCGTCGGGCGCTTCCGGAACGCGAGCGGGGACGGGCGCCTCCTCTTCGGAGGACCGGCCTTCCCCTGTAGCGTCTCCGCAAGGGCGCGCGGCGGGCCGGGCGAAGGCGCTCGCCCTCGTCGCGGCCGCCTCGGTCGCGGTGGCCGTGGTATCCGTCGGGTACGGCACCTGGGCCGTCGCCTCCGCGCGGGCAGCCGAGGACGCGATCGCCTCCGGCATGGCGCCGACGGTCGTGGCCGCTTCGGCGATACCGGCGGGCGCGGTGGTGGCGGAGGAGTCGCTTTCGCTGGTGGACGTGCCGCGCGCGTTCCGCTCGGAGGGCGCGCTCGATGCGGGCGGAGCCGTCGTGGGCGGCAGGGCGACCGTGGACATACCCGCCGGGGCCCAGATAGTGGAGGGCTTCGTCGCGGGGGCGGGGCAGGGGGGTCGTCTGGCCGCCGCGCTGGAGGCCGGGCAGGAGGCCGTGACGGTGTCCGTGGATGCCGAGACGGGGCTTGCCGGCCAGGTCAGGCCCTATGACGCGGTGCGCGTCGTGGCCGCCGAGACGTCGGGGACGGGCGAGGCGCTGCTGCGGACCGTCTGCGAGCGGGCGCTCGTGCTGTCGACGGGCTTCGGACAGGACGACCTGGCGGCCGCGACGGGCGCGATCACGCTGGCGGTGTCGCCCGAGGAGGCCGACGCCGTGCGGGAGGCCCAGTACGCGGGCAAGGTGAGCTTCGTGCTCGTGGCGCTCGCCGACGTCGCGGCGGAGGGGGAGTCCCATGGATAA
- a CDS encoding CpaF family protein, which translates to MDKALERALKTAVREEASLRLRSEQADPSKVESLIGGLVGQVALELGVDLRPYEVEPLARCIVDDFLRYGPLQPLLEDPSVTEIMVNGGGVDARDPALPFFAPVVYVERAGLIEYRPDVVFDDADHLRRIINKIAEQAGMRCDETHAMGCAMLPGGRARATYVVPPIAPDGPALNLRTFSDGMLGMEDLLDAGALPPVVAEFLCAAVQARCPIVVSGGTGSGKTTLLGALSGFIPAGERVITIEDTPELRLRAAHVERMQTREANVEGEGAVSMRDLVALSLRRRPDRIIVGECRGAEAYDMLQAMQTDHPGSMTTIHANDPANALSRLRTMVGYADGDLSREVVAQQIAESLQGGLIVHVERLRDGTRKVTSVVSVDPLPEGGTVIPRAELFSFDIEGVDPDGWIVGAWRSCGVQPQRIKERMREAGVRFDPAWFFGS; encoded by the coding sequence ATGGATAAGGCGCTCGAGCGCGCGCTCAAGACGGCGGTCCGGGAGGAGGCGTCGCTCAGGCTGCGGTCGGAGCAGGCCGATCCATCGAAGGTGGAGTCCCTCATCGGGGGCTTGGTGGGGCAGGTCGCCCTCGAGCTCGGCGTGGACCTGCGGCCCTACGAGGTGGAGCCGCTCGCCCGCTGCATCGTCGACGACTTCCTCCGCTACGGCCCCCTCCAGCCCCTGCTCGAAGATCCTTCCGTCACCGAGATCATGGTCAACGGGGGAGGCGTGGATGCGCGCGACCCCGCGCTGCCCTTCTTCGCGCCGGTCGTGTACGTGGAGCGCGCAGGGCTCATCGAGTACCGGCCCGATGTCGTCTTCGACGATGCCGACCACCTGCGCCGCATCATCAACAAGATCGCCGAGCAGGCGGGCATGCGCTGCGACGAGACGCACGCCATGGGATGCGCGATGCTGCCCGGGGGGCGGGCGCGCGCCACGTACGTGGTGCCGCCCATCGCCCCCGATGGCCCCGCGCTCAACCTGCGCACGTTCTCCGACGGCATGCTGGGGATGGAGGACCTGCTGGACGCGGGCGCGCTTCCCCCTGTCGTGGCCGAGTTCCTCTGCGCGGCGGTGCAGGCGCGCTGCCCCATCGTGGTGTCGGGCGGCACGGGATCGGGCAAGACCACGCTGCTCGGGGCGCTCTCCGGGTTCATCCCCGCAGGCGAGCGCGTCATCACGATCGAGGACACGCCCGAGCTGCGGCTGCGGGCGGCGCACGTCGAGCGGATGCAGACGCGCGAGGCCAACGTGGAGGGCGAGGGCGCGGTGAGCATGCGCGACCTCGTGGCCTTGTCGCTTCGCCGTCGGCCGGACCGCATCATCGTGGGGGAGTGCCGCGGTGCGGAGGCGTACGACATGCTGCAGGCCATGCAGACCGACCACCCCGGATCCATGACCACCATCCATGCGAACGATCCGGCCAACGCCTTGAGCAGGCTGCGCACCATGGTGGGCTATGCCGACGGCGACCTGAGCCGCGAGGTGGTGGCGCAGCAGATCGCGGAATCGCTGCAAGGGGGCCTCATCGTGCATGTCGAACGCCTACGCGACGGCACTCGCAAGGTGACGAGCGTGGTGTCGGTCGACCCGTTGCCGGAGGGCGGCACCGTCATCCCGCGAGCGGAGCTGTTCTCCTTCGACATCGAGGGCGTGGACCCTGACGGTTGGATCGTGGGCGCGTGGAGGTCGTGCGGGGTGCAGCCGCAGCGCATCAAGGAGAGGATGCGCGAGGCGGGAGTGCGCTTCGATCCGGCCTGGTTCTTCGGAAGCTGA